One region of Planctomycetota bacterium genomic DNA includes:
- a CDS encoding RNA polymerase sigma factor: MVPDAELVAAARAGDAGSLGALLERHRGRLVAIALSYLGHGPQVEDAVQEACLRAMTRLHTLRDPLLARPWLEEIQRNVCRMALRERRQAEVALSGISVPRGDPERAIEEELDGRLLGGWIRRALSRLPADLCATALLRHFGTFDSYEEIARILGVPVGTVRSRLAEVRRRLSEALASEAAARHGAGDRDAEARARHDGELLARLHFGARDAFLRRFSSDLELRLEGRWYRGRERLELEVDGDLRAGTKYFPVRALGSGPVSVLEFRIENPPDNPFRCPPAGSLVYIHRGQAVARAFVYMAARPSASERRAIMEKTR; this comes from the coding sequence ATGGTGCCCGACGCCGAGCTGGTGGCGGCCGCACGGGCGGGAGACGCCGGGAGCCTCGGAGCGTTGCTCGAGCGCCACCGAGGACGGCTGGTCGCGATCGCTCTGTCCTACCTCGGCCACGGTCCTCAGGTCGAAGACGCCGTTCAGGAGGCGTGCCTGCGGGCGATGACCCGTCTCCATACGCTGCGGGACCCCCTCCTCGCGCGCCCGTGGCTCGAGGAGATCCAGCGCAATGTCTGCCGAATGGCCCTCCGGGAGCGGCGGCAGGCCGAGGTCGCGCTCTCGGGGATTTCCGTGCCGCGTGGGGATCCGGAAAGGGCAATCGAGGAGGAGCTCGACGGCCGATTGCTCGGCGGCTGGATCCGCCGCGCCCTCTCCCGGCTGCCGGCGGACCTGTGCGCGACGGCGCTCCTGCGCCACTTCGGGACGTTCGACTCCTATGAGGAGATCGCGCGGATTCTTGGGGTCCCCGTGGGGACGGTTCGCAGCCGGCTGGCCGAGGTCCGCCGGCGCCTGAGCGAAGCGCTGGCGAGCGAGGCTGCCGCTCGCCACGGCGCAGGGGACCGCGACGCGGAAGCCCGCGCCCGGCACGACGGGGAGCTTTTGGCCCGGCTTCATTTCGGCGCGCGCGACGCCTTCCTGAGGCGCTTCTCTTCGGACCTCGAGCTCCGCTTAGAAGGCCGCTGGTATCGCGGGCGGGAGCGGCTGGAGCTCGAAGTGGATGGCGACCTTCGCGCCGGGACGAAGTATTTTCCGGTGCGCGCCTTGGGAAGCGGTCCGGTCTCGGTTCTGGAGTTCCGGATCGAAAATCCCCCCGACAACCCCTTCCGCTGTCCTCCGGCCGGCTCATTGGTTTACATCCACCGCGG